Below is a genomic region from Aurantimonas sp. HBX-1.
CTCAAGGGCGATCAGGAAGCCGAGCGTCTCCACCGATGCCACGTCGCCGAGGGCGACGCGGACGGTCTCCTGCGCGCTGGCGACCTGGGTGCCGAAGCCGATCGCCGCAGCGACGAGCCCGGCGGCGAGCGTGCCCGCCATCTTGGTCCACACTGTCATCTATTCCTCCCGATTGGCATTGTCTTGTTGATTGCCGCACGAGGTGCAGCACCGGTCGCTTCGGACCAATCTCTTGCCAATGGCGTATTGGTTAAGGCATAAGAACGGAATGATCAAGATGGAAGATGACGAGAAGGGCGGTGCCGGTGCGACGATGCTGATCCGTGGCGCCGAGGTGCTGGAAGCCGATACGCTGGTGCGCGACGGCGGCCAGAGCGCGCTCGTGCAGTTGCGCGCCTATCTCGGGCAGCGGGAGTTCGCCCCCAACACCCGCCTGCCGCCCGAACGCGAACTGGCGGAGATCGTCGGGGTGTCGCGCGGCGACCTGCGCAAGGCGCTGGCGGTGCTCGAAGAGCAGGGCGAGTTGTGGCGCCATGTCGGCAAGGGCACGTTCATCGGCGCGCGCCCCGTTGCCGAGATCGCCACGGTCACGGCGATCGCCGACCAGACCAGCCCGGCGGAAGTGATGCGGGCGCGCCTGGTGATCGAGCCGGAACTCGCGCGGGAGGCCGCGCTGCATGCGACCAGCGACGACATCAGGGTGCTGAGGCTCTGTGCCGACGGCGCCCGTCATGCCGAGACGTGGCGGCAATACGAGAACTGGGACAACCGCCTGCATCGGGCCATCGCCGAGGCTGGCCGGAACGCTCTGCTGCTGTCGGTCTTCGACACGATGAACGCGGTGCGCCGCACCGTCGTCTGGGGCCGGCTGCGCAACGACCGCCTGCTGCCGCCGCCCGACCATCACAGCTTTGCCGACCACGATGCCATCGTCGATGCCATCGCGGAGCGCAACCTCGCGGCGGCCGCGGCCCAGATGCGCCTGCACCTCCAGCGGGTCCAGACCAACCTGATCGAGCGCCACAAGGTGGCCGAGGAATAGCCGCTTCGGTCAGGAATTGGATCAGATCAATCGTGGATTGGTCAGAGGTCCGTCCGAGACGGGTCGACGGGCTCTCCCGGCCTCTCGTGGCCGCGCCAAACAGGCTATCGTCGGTGATCTCCCACTGATTCGGATCAGCATGAACACGTCCAGCACCAGCGACGCGGGTGTCGTCATCGCCGGCGGCGGCCAGGCGGGGTTCCAGGTCGCCGCGAGTCTCCGGCAGCTCGGATTTGCCGGCCCGGTGACGATCATCGCCGCCGAGGACCGGCTGCCTTACCAGCGGCCGCCCCTGTCGAAGACCTACATCAAGACCGACGCCGGCTTCGACAGCCTGCTGATCCGGCCGGAAAGCTTCTACGCCAAGAACGATATCATCGTGCGGATGGGCCAGGCCGTCGCCTCGATCGACCGGCAGGCGTCGATGGTCATGCTGGATTCGGGCGAGGCGCTTTCCTACCGCCATCTCGTGCTCGCCACCGGGGCGGCCAATCGCGCGCTTGCCGTCGAGGGTGCGACGCTGCCGGGGGTGCATGGGCTGCGGACGGCGGCCGATGCGGAGGCGCTGCGCGCGGCCGTCGGCGCGGCGCAGCGGCTGGTCATAGTCGGCGGCGGCTTCATCGGGCTCGAGGTGGCCGCGGCGGTGCGCTCGCTCGGCAAGGATGTCGTGCTGATCGAGGCGGCGGACCGGCTGATGGGACGGACGGTCTCGCGCCCCGTCTCGGCCTTCTTCCTCGACCAGCACCGGGCCATGGGAACCGAGATCCGGCTGCAGACGGCCCTCGCGGCGGTGGTCGGCGGGGCGCGGGCCGAAGGCGTGCTTCTGGCGGACGGCACGACGGTCGCCGCCGACATCGTGCTGATCGCCGCGGGTGTCGTGCCGGAGGACCGGCTGGCGCGTGACGCCGGGCTCGCCACCGACAACGGCATCGTCGTGGATGCCTACATGACGACGGCCGACCCGCGGATCTTCGCAATCGGCGATTGCGCGGTGTTCGAGAGCCCCTTCACCGACCGGCCGGTCCGGCTGGAATCGGTGCAGAACGCGGTCGACCAGGCGAAGACCGTGGCGGCCCGGATCGTCGGGCCGGGCGAGCCCTACCGCAGCGTGCCGTGGTTCTGGAGCGACCAGGGGCCCTACAAGCTGCAGGTCGTCGGGCTGACGGCTGGCGCCGACCACGTCGAGCTCGCGCAGCTCGGCGAGGCTGACCGACTCATCGCCTATTGCTTCCGGGCAGACCGGCTGCTCGGCATCGAGACGGTGAACCGCCCGGGCGAGCACATGCTGGGCCGCCGCATCCTCGGGCAGGATCTGACGATCGCCCGGGCCGAGGTGGCGCGGCACGATTTCGACCTCAAGGCGCATGTTGCAAGCCTCTCCGGCGGCTGATCGGCCTGATCGGCGGCGGCGGGGCCGACCAGCCGCGGCGCCTGCTTGGGCCCGGGCGTGCCGCCGATTGATCCCGATCAAGGCCGGCGACGCGGCATTGCCGCTTGATGCCCCTGCCGCCTGAAGCCGGGCCGCCGCGCGCCGCGACGCGCTCCGGCAAGCAGCGCCACACGGGAGAAGCAGGATGTCGTCGCCAGCCAACACCAAAGCCGCCTCGCAATTGACGCCCAGTTTCCGGCACGTCCGCCTGGAGCTGGCGCGCGAGAAGGGGCATCCCGACGGCGACAGGGACCACGGCTACGACCTCGTCGTGCCCCTCGACGCCGAGGGAAGGCTGGATGCGGCCGAATGGAAGGCGCATCAGTCCGCCTGTCGCGTGCGGCGCTTCCTGCAGGGGCAGACCGACGTGGTGGGCCGGCTGCGCCGCAAGCCCGGCGGGACCTGGTTCTTCGACTACGAGGAGGGGGAGGGCGACGACGAGATCGGCTTCCGCCTCGGCGAGGAACGCTTCGTGCAGGGCGAATACGTGTCGATCCGCAGCGGCGACGCCATGCACACCTATCAGGTGAAGCTGGTCGAGCGGCTCTGAGCGGTCGGTCCGAGCATCCTCGCCCGCCGTCATCGACCGGCCATTGGCCCCGGTTCGCAGCTGCGATCGGCGATCGCGGTTGAGATGGCCGCGACGATCGTGATCTAAGTCGCGCCAGGGCGAGGAGATTCTGGAACTGATGGCGTGAGCGGCTATTCGACGATCCGGATCGATACCGACGCGGAGGGCGTCGCTACCCTGACCTTGGCGCGACCGGAGCGCCACAACGCCATGGACGCGGCGATGATCGGCGAACTCGCCGATGCCGCGGCGGCCCTCGGCGCCGACGACGCCGTGCGGGTGGTAGTCCTCACCGGCGAAGGGCGCAGCTTCTGCGCCGGGGCCGATCTCAACTGGATGAAGGCGCAGTTAGCCGCGCCGCGGGCGGCCCGCGTCGCCGAGGCCGAGAAGCTGGCGCGCATGCTGAAGGCACTCAACGAACTGCCGAAGCCGCTGGTCGGGCGCATCCAGGGCCAGGCATTCGGCGGCGGGCTCGGGCTGATCGCCGTCTGCGACGTCGCCATCGGCAGCCTGGCATCGCGCTTCGGTTTCACGGAGACGCGCCTCGGCCTGATTCCGGCGACCATTTCGCCCTATGTGGTCGTTCGGATGGGCGAGGGCCGGGCGCGGCTGGTGTTCATGTCGGGCCGGCGGTTCGGCGCGGCGGAGGCCCGCGAACTGGAGCTTCTCGCACGGGCGGTGACCGAGGACGAACTCGACGCGGCCGTCGCGGCGGAGGTGACGCCGTATCTCGCCTGCGCGCCGGAGGCGGTCGCCGCGGCGAAGGCGCTCGTGCGCTCGCTCGGCCCTGTCATCGACGAGCAGACGATCGCCGTGACGGCCAGCCGGCTCGCCGATTGCTGGGAAGGCGAGGCGGCGCGCAGCCGGATCTCGGCGTTTCTCAACGGCTGAGGGCCCCCGCCGCGGGATGGGTGGCCGAGGGACGATTGCCGCCGCCGCCACTTCCCCGACGCACTGACACCGCGATCCGCCGCTGGAGCATCGGCGACGGCTGTTTCCCGCATTGCCTGGAAACCATAGTCGACGATGGATCTGGTCTTCACGTCTTCGGCAATTGACAGTCTTCTCAAGTCGGAACTAGATTTTTTTGCGGCAAAAAGACGTCTAATTCTGGTTGGAGTCTGCGTTATGAAGAACATCCTGGCTGCCGCCCTGCTGCTTGCG
It encodes:
- a CDS encoding FadR/GntR family transcriptional regulator, whose translation is MLIRGAEVLEADTLVRDGGQSALVQLRAYLGQREFAPNTRLPPERELAEIVGVSRGDLRKALAVLEEQGELWRHVGKGTFIGARPVAEIATVTAIADQTSPAEVMRARLVIEPELAREAALHATSDDIRVLRLCADGARHAETWRQYENWDNRLHRAIAEAGRNALLLSVFDTMNAVRRTVVWGRLRNDRLLPPPDHHSFADHDAIVDAIAERNLAAAAAQMRLHLQRVQTNLIERHKVAEE
- a CDS encoding NAD(P)/FAD-dependent oxidoreductase, with product MNTSSTSDAGVVIAGGGQAGFQVAASLRQLGFAGPVTIIAAEDRLPYQRPPLSKTYIKTDAGFDSLLIRPESFYAKNDIIVRMGQAVASIDRQASMVMLDSGEALSYRHLVLATGAANRALAVEGATLPGVHGLRTAADAEALRAAVGAAQRLVIVGGGFIGLEVAAAVRSLGKDVVLIEAADRLMGRTVSRPVSAFFLDQHRAMGTEIRLQTALAAVVGGARAEGVLLADGTTVAADIVLIAAGVVPEDRLARDAGLATDNGIVVDAYMTTADPRIFAIGDCAVFESPFTDRPVRLESVQNAVDQAKTVAARIVGPGEPYRSVPWFWSDQGPYKLQVVGLTAGADHVELAQLGEADRLIAYCFRADRLLGIETVNRPGEHMLGRRILGQDLTIARAEVARHDFDLKAHVASLSGG
- a CDS encoding crotonase/enoyl-CoA hydratase family protein, translated to MSGYSTIRIDTDAEGVATLTLARPERHNAMDAAMIGELADAAAALGADDAVRVVVLTGEGRSFCAGADLNWMKAQLAAPRAARVAEAEKLARMLKALNELPKPLVGRIQGQAFGGGLGLIAVCDVAIGSLASRFGFTETRLGLIPATISPYVVVRMGEGRARLVFMSGRRFGAAEARELELLARAVTEDELDAAVAAEVTPYLACAPEAVAAAKALVRSLGPVIDEQTIAVTASRLADCWEGEAARSRISAFLNG